TCTCGTATAAGACTTGATACTATCAACTCTTGGTGCTTTGGAACCAAGAGTGAACTCATCCAATGACAAGGCTTCAATACCAAATCCTGGTGCTTGATCTTTCAAAACTTCGTTAGCTTGGAACATAACTTGTTCTGATAATGCTGGCATATAAATAACCCAAAACTTATCcataaaagaatttaacCATTCCATGgtttccaattcattttctaacCTATTGCTAGCAGTAACCCTGGTCATGTCATCTCTTACATCTCTATTGAATCTCCTAAATTCGGCTCTGTAGACAGAATTGGTGAACAACAAAATGAACCCCAATGACAAAATACCTCCTCCAAGTCTGGCTATCAACCAGCAGAAGAAGCATGTACCGATCATTAAGGAACTATTCCAGTACCAATCACCGTAAAAATGATCTACGACATAGTTCTCAATCGACTTCATAACCTTCAAGGCCTTCGACTTGTCCTCGATCGAACTGCTTTCCCAAGGACCAACGTTCTCCCAGGAAAACGTAGTTTGATCGCGAACACTAACTTTCTCTGGCGGCGGAGGTTTCTTAATCCCTGAATTGTCAGACCCATCTAACGGAGCGCTTCTCACATTCAAATTAGCATTCACTCTTCTATTGTGTTCGTCAATATCTTCCTTATTCGGACGACGAGGATCGACATCTTGCGGTGATTTTTGCTATATGCGTTAGTATCTTTGCTTTATTCGAAATCAATTAGAATTGTTGGAAAAACCAATCACTCTTCATTCGGTTCTTCGTTAAAAAACATATCCCGATATGACATAGGTATTTTTCAACCTCATCAATGCCCCACGATAATGCTACTTACTATCCCCATAGTGttgatatattatatttccaCTAAAGATAATAACAAActaatcaattgaatagaattaattaattactCTTTAATTTCACTTGTTTTTTCTGGTGTAGACCGTATTATAGCTGGagcaaattcaaaattcaGGAACAAACAATGCAATTCTTCGTTGCGTTTGATTgcgatttttttttaatagcCTCTCTCACGTGTACATTCACCGATTGTCTTCTGAGATATTGTCTTTTTGACTATAATATATAAGCATGTATAAGATGTCGTGATGGTTCTTTTGATCCAAGAAGGTATTGGTATTACCATTGGTATTGCTATGGTGATTATGTGGAAGTGTGTCATTTTAGGGGTGTAAACATTAAGcagaatattttgcaataatttctCATTTTTGTCAAGAATTCGTGATAATTTGTAGATAGGAATGTTTAATTGTAGATGTAAAATGAGGATGAATAGGAGGAAGAATAAAGCGATAGGAGGACTATAGGGACTGGATTTAATAATGTATGTTATCTTGGACTATTTGGGAAACGATGGTACATGCATGGTAAGATGGAAGAGGTTATCAGAAGGTAGCTGGGAACCTTGGTAGAATTAATGGCAGAATTTAATAACAGAGTCTGACAGGAGACTATGTCACGAAAGAAGAGAAATCTATAGAAATACCAAGTAGAATAACTGATATCTTGAGGAAAAATAAAAGCTGCAAAATGCACCATGCGATGTATTGCAAGGTCTGAGCTCGTAGCAAGCGAAAATATATGACCAGCACACGAGAACACGCCGCAGAACATGGCCCTATGATACAGATACTACACGGCCACCCTTCAAGGACACATTTACTACAATCGACATAACGAAATGTAATgttattaaatgaaatactTAAAACCTTTATTTAATAGAAAAGTAGACTACGATTCacaattcaatttaaaCAGTTTCTAAGACAACATCCTTGAAACCAGCGGAGACTTTTTTGCCCTTTTCTTCAGTAGAACCTTCACCGTGTAAGGCTAATAAAGAACCTAAATCGAATTTTGGttgtttcaataatttaaccTTTCTAATGTGAATGTTTTGTAATGGTAAGATGGTTTGGgtagatttttcaatttcacgGCCAATGACTTCTGGAATCAACTTGGAGGTTAATTGAGCTAAGGTACAGTTGGAAACTTCTCTTTGCATGATTTCaatcatcttctttctaACTTCTCTCAACTTAGAGGATTGGGCGTAAGTGGTCTTTCTGATTTGGTTAGCTTGTCTCTTGGTGAAGGCAATAGCAAAAATTCTCAAGACGTAATCATCGGAAGTCTTAACGGTAACGTTAGCTTCGACTAATGATTGCCATTTTCTGACCAAAGATCTCAATTTGTCGGTGGTGAAGTCAATACCGTGGAAGTTGGTCAACAAGTTCTTACCTTGGACTTCATCAACTCTCAACTTGACCTTTCTGGAAGAGTGGTCTTCAGAACCTTGTAAATCAGCTAAACAGACTTCGACAACACGGCCCTTTAATCCGTCAGCAGCATTCTTTAAACCAGTGGATCTGTTAATTAAGGTCTTACCAACGGCTCTGTTTTCAAAGGTGGATGGGGCCTTGATGTCAAACCATTCCTTCTTGGTGAAAGGGTCGATgaccttcttcttcaatccCTTCTTACCCTTGGACAATCTCTTATTCTTACCAACAGCCATACTTGTAGTTTAGGTATAATACTAATTAtaagaattaattaatctTACTTTTGAAGTTTTTTTTCACAATATTTTTATCCAGTCTCACGGGGACTAACTaaggaattttttttttcaccGACGAACACTGAGCGGGTTTACAGGTTGAGTTGTTTGTATGGGTGTGCGGATCTGTTGTTCGAATTAGGCGCGCAACCGGCCGGTGGCGTTTACAGATTAGCTTTTGACGGATAGTATCGCCGTGACTGTCTTTTCATGAGCCACGAGACAAAGAGGGCTCCCGACCGCGACATTTTTATTCAATCAATCGGGCCCCCAGTGGAGGGTCCCGGTGAGACCGGCGAAGGTGGAACCTGCAGGACGCTGCCATTAACTATCGGGTCAAACCTATATTCCCAATTAGGAAAAGACTTCAGCACGTGAGTTTTGGGAAAAATGGAATGAAATGCAAACAAAGCGAATCAGAAGACGAGTTTTGGTAGACATTTGAGCTATAATACGTAATTGTGCACCGAATAAGGACATACTAGGATCATAGAGTATGgaagaacaacaagaaGACCATAATAATCAGTATGTGAAGAATTTGTAGAGATTTTGGGCACCGTAGGTGGATACAGAGCGCATGAGACAAATACTAACACGAACAGGGTGGCTCTCAAGATAGGGCTCATAGGAGACTCGCAGATCGGCAAGACATCGTTGATGGTGAAATACGTCGAGGGATCGTTTGATGAAGACTACATTCAGACACTTGGGGTGAATTTTATGGACAAGAAGATACAGATCCGCAATACGGTGATAACGTTCTCGATATGGGATTTAGGGGGACAGAAGGAGTTTATCAATATGCTTCCATTGGTATCGAATGACGCGGTGGCAATACTATTTATGTTCGATCTTACTCGCAAGTCGACGTTGAATTCAATCAAGGAGTGGTACAGACAGGTGAGAGGGTTCAATAAGACGGCGATTCCGTTCTTGGTGGGGACCAAGTACGACCAGTTTATAGATTTACCATACCAGGACCAGATGGAAATTACGCAGCAGGCCAAGAAGTTCGGTCATGCCATGAAGGCCCCAGTCATATTTTGTTCTACAAGTCACTCGATAAATGTTcagaaaatattcaaaatcatcttGTCCAAAGCATTTGACTTGCGATTGAATTTGGACGAGATAGTCAACGTTGGCGAGCCCATCCTCCTATATAAATAGACGTCTTATTCTCTCAACCTATTGCATTTGCTATTAATGTATGATTTTAATGATAGATCCTGGTTAGCTTGTAGATAAACGGACGAAAACTATATACAGGACGCGATAGAAACCCATTTCATGAAAGATTCCAGTTACTATCTCTGATCTACGGTAGAATTGATCTTTAATATACGACAATGGCAAAGAGTCAAAGAGATCTAAAGGGATGGCAATATTTCTTGGATGATGCAGAGTTAAATAACACCGATAGTGTTAATGGGGAGCCCACAACACCGTCTCGTAGAAGTCGAAGAGGTAAATCTACTAGTAGTCAAAAGATATCGTtgaaaagagaagaagacgaaTTGGAAATTAAGGAGGGCGATTTCTTGCTTGTTCAacaagataataattccCCTGAGGTTGCAATTGTTAAAGAGATTAAATTtggtaatgataattttcttGACATTATTGTTTCGTGGTTCATACGAATGAGAGATATTGAGGAGGCCGATTTACCtaaagttgaagaatacAAAGAAAGGTCTCAACTTAACGAGAATGAGCTTTTTATAACTTCCTACTTGGACGAGGTTAAGTTAGGTGAAATAATAGACAAAGTTAATATACTATCAGAGGAAGAATTCAACAATGATATTGTAATTGACGATTCCAATAAAGCAAGTACTTTTATATGTCGAAGAGGATGCGATTCGGCTGGCGAGTTATTCACTGATGTATTTGACTTCAGGGATCTATGTGTGTTGTTCGAAAAGAACCACcatgaatttattgaatttatcagaCGTAAAACAGTACCAGTCGCCTATAACGCAAATAAGACCCATGACAAGTCAAAGTCAATAAAGGACAAGCtagatgaagttgaaaCGAAGAAACCTAAACAAAAAACTGTATCTAAGCAAATacttgatgaagaagaagaaaataatgatagctctgatgaatttgaatcgGCCATAGATTTGCAGGATGAACCTTCAAGCGATGAGCTCGAATCAGACGAAGACGCTAGTGAGTCCAAGAATAAAAGTCCGAGGAAAAGGAAAGCAAGTCTGAAGCCAAAGGCGGTAAAGGAGAAACAAAAACGTGTAAAGATACCGAATAATCATTCTAAATTTGATGACGAGTCGAGACAATTCATCACCTCTGTCGTGAGTCCCTTAAATAAGAGAATGAAAATCAAAGATTCGTCCAAACCATCCATATTAGCGTTATCTCCAAGAAAGCCGAAAAAGGGTGTATCTAAAGGTGAGAATGGCAAAAATGGAAGTTTAGGAGTAGATGCATCGTCAGAAGCATTCAAAGagttgaaagaaaaattgcaCACATCTACCAGATTATCCTCATTACCGTGTcgtgaagatgaatttaCATCTATTTATCTAAACCTAGAAACTGCTATACAGGAACAAACTGGTTGTTGTTTATATGTAAGTGGTACTCCAGGAGTAGGCAAGACGGCGACAGTACGAGAAGTCATTGCACAATTAAGAGAATTAACCGAGATGGGTGAgttgaatgattttgattacCTTGAAATAAATGGGTTAAAATTGCTTTCGCCAAATGTAGcttatgaaaaattatggGAAAAGATCAGTGGTTTAAAGGTTACGGCATCGAATGCTGCCTTGCTCTTAGAGAGCTATTTTAGTCAAGATACACCCCGTAAACCTTTGATTGTACTTATGGATGAATTGGATCAAATTGTAACTAAAAAGCAAAACGTCAtgtataattttttcaattggCCCACGTATTCTAATTCGAAATTGATTGTTATCGCAGTTGCAAACACCATGGATTTACCTGAACGAGTGCTATCTAATAAAATCTCTTCAAGGTTGGGGTTGAGAAGAATTCAGTTTATTGGTTATACTTTTGAGCAGTTAGGGTCAATTATAAAGCATAGATTAGATATGCTCACGAAGCAGAATAAGAGAAAGGTTATTATCAACAGCGATGCTATTGGTTTTGCGTCCAGAAAGGTGGCTAGTGTGAGTGGAGATGCCAGAAGGGCTTTAACTATTTGCCGCAGAGCTGTTGAGATTGCTGAGAAGGATTTTTTATCCAGTAAGGAAGATCCTGGAAATGAACAGGAAATCGAAAATGAATCATATCATGTACAAATATCGCATATTTCTAAAGCCATCAATGAAACGGTCAACAGTCCGATCTCTCAATTCTTAATGAGTTTACCATTTGCGTCCAAACTAGTTCTTGCTGGTGTATTACTTAGAATGAAACGTTCTGGTTTAGCAGAGAATTCGTTGGGTGATATAATAGACgagatgaaaaattcgtTAACAATGCTTACTTCCAGAGACGGTGATAAGGTATTAGAGGCAATTGATTCTAAAATGACTCTTATAGACTTACTATATGGGAATGGTCTTCTCCAAAACCTTGATTCAACCTTTAATCTGAAAGATACTAACATTAGAATACTTAGGTTCAAATACATTGTTAACGAGTTAGTTGAGAATGGTATTTTACAACAAAATGTCAGAGGCGAAAGACATAGTctcattaatttgaatatttctgaagaagaaattgtttcTGTATTGAAGCGGGACAAGGAAATAAGTAGTATACTTTGAACAATATTTGTAGTTAATTGATACCGAAAAAATAGAATATCGCTGCATCTTATCTATTTGATGCGACATCgaatacaaaaaaaaatttagtCAAATTTTCAGTTATCTTTAGTTTAAAGTAGATTTCTTTGTAAAATGACCCTGATAGATCCTACTGACTTTATTGAAGCTGAAGAAGGAGTGAACTCCTTAAGATTTGGAGATGAAAAACAGCAAGCAAAGTTTGAACTTGGTGTTTGTATGTGCATTTATAAATGGGATGAGCTAAACACTGCAGTTATAAATTCCTGGGGTGGCCCAAATTCTGCTGATAAGAGAGACTGGATTTCAGGTATAGTGATAGATTTATTCAGTGAAAGAATAGTCGATgttcaattgattgaagaaactttattatatgctatggttgatgaatttgacaCCGAGGTTGACA
The nucleotide sequence above comes from Debaryomyces hansenii CBS767 chromosome A complete sequence. Encoded proteins:
- a CDS encoding 40S ribosomal protein S1 (highly similar to uniprot|P23248 Saccharomyces cerevisiae YML063W RPS1B Ribosomal protein 10 (rp10) of the small (40S) subunit or uniprot|P33442 Saccharomyces cerevisiae YLR441C RPS1A Ribosomal protein 10 (rp10) of the small (40S) subunit) produces the protein MAVGKNKRLSKGKKGLKKKVIDPFTKKEWFDIKAPSTFENRAVGKTLINRSTGLKNAADGLKGRVVEVCLADLQGSEDHSSRKVKLRVDEVQGKNLLTNFHGIDFTTDKLRSLVRKWQSLVEANVTVKTSDDYVLRIFAIAFTKRQANQIRKTTYAQSSKLREVRKKMIEIMQREVSNCTLAQLTSKLIPEVIGREIEKSTQTILPLQNIHIRKVKLLKQPKFDLGSLLALHGEGSTEEKGKKVSAGFKDVVLETV
- a CDS encoding DEHA2D09482p (similar to uniprot|P38987 Saccharomyces cerevisiae YML064C TEM1 GTP-binding protein of the RAS superfamily involved in termination of M-phase), coding for MEEQQEDHNNQVALKIGLIGDSQIGKTSLMVKYVEGSFDEDYIQTLGVNFMDKKIQIRNTVITFSIWDLGGQKEFINMLPLVSNDAVAILFMFDLTRKSTLNSIKEWYRQVRGFNKTAIPFLVGTKYDQFIDLPYQDQMEITQQAKKFGHAMKAPVIFCSTSHSINVQKIFKIILSKAFDLRLNLDEIVNVGEPILLYK
- a CDS encoding DEHA2D09504p (similar to uniprot|P54784 Saccharomyces cerevisiae YML065W ORC1 Largest subunit of the origin recognition complex) → MAKSQRDLKGWQYFLDDAELNNTDSVNGEPTTPSRRSRRGKSTSSQKISLKREEDELEIKEGDFLLVQQDNNSPEVAIVKEIKFGNDNFLDIIVSWFIRMRDIEEADLPKVEEYKERSQLNENELFITSYLDEVKLGEIIDKVNILSEEEFNNDIVIDDSNKASTFICRRGCDSAGELFTDVFDFRDLCVLFEKNHHEFIEFIRRKTVPVAYNANKTHDKSKSIKDKLDEVETKKPKQKTVSKQILDEEEENNDSSDEFESAIDLQDEPSSDELESDEDASESKNKSPRKRKASSKPKAVKEKQKRVKIPNNHSKFDDESRQFITSVVSPLNKRMKIKDSSKPSILALSPRKPKKGVSKGENGKNGSLGVDASSEAFKELKEKLHTSTRLSSLPCREDEFTSIYLNLETAIQEQTGCCLYVSGTPGVGKTATVREVIAQLRELTEMGELNDFDYLEINGLKLLSPNVAYEKLWEKISGLKVTASNAALLLESYFSQDTPRKPLIVLMDELDQIVTKKQNVMYNFFNWPTYSNSKLIVIAVANTMDLPERVLSNKISSRLGLRRIQFIGYTFEQLGSIIKHRLDMLTKQNKRKVIINSDAIGFASRKVASVSGDARRALTICRRAVEIAEKDFLSSKEDPGNEQEIENESYHVQISHISKAINETVNSPISQFLMSLPFASKLVLAGVLLRMKRSGLAENSLGDIIDEMKNSLTMLTSRDGDKVLEAIDSKMTLIDLLYGNGLLQNLDSTFNSKDTNIRILRFKYIVNELVENGILQQNVRGERHSLINLNISEEEIVSVLKRDKEISSIL